Sequence from the Microbacterium sp. AZCO genome:
CCGTCGACATCCAGTTCATGCAGGCGGGCTCGCACCACCTCGTCGACCTCGTGCAGGACGACGAGCTCGACATCGCGTTCGTGGGCGGCATCGAGCTTCCGCCGACGCTGCAGACCCTTGAGCTCGGACGCCGTCCGGTCGTGCTGCTGTGCCCGTCCGACCACCCCCTCGCCGCACACTCGACGGTGTCGCTGTCACAGCTGAGCACGAGCGACTTCGTGGACTTCCGCCCGTCGTGGGGCGTCCGCCGGCTCAACGACGCGGCCTTCGCCCGGCGCGGCCTGACGCGGGCCGTCCGGTGCAGCGTCGATGACGTGCACACGCTCATCGACCTCGTCCGCCGCGGACTCGGCGTGGCCCTCGTGCCGCAGCACGTCGCGCACAAGCCCGAGGCCCGGCTGCTCCCGTCGGTCGACCTGACGCCGGGGGAGTCGGCGGACTGGGTCGTGTCGGCCGTCGTGACGAGTGCCGCGAGCCTCGCGCCGCGCCTGCTCGAGATCACGGAGGACCCTGCCGCCGAGGAGTCGCCGCAGGCGGC
This genomic interval carries:
- a CDS encoding LysR family transcriptional regulator, whose amino-acid sequence is MEQRQLEYFVALAEEQHFTRAAERCRVSQSGLSAAIRRLETELGTKLFDRTTRSVVPTTAGTALIPHAREILAQTAAARDAVVRSSHQLAGSLRVGSEQCLGSVDVNLLLERFHRRYPAVDIQFMQAGSHHLVDLVQDDELDIAFVGGIELPPTLQTLELGRRPVVLLCPSDHPLAAHSTVSLSQLSTSDFVDFRPSWGVRRLNDAAFARRGLTRAVRCSVDDVHTLIDLVRRGLGVALVPQHVAHKPEARLLPSVDLTPGESADWVVSAVVTSAASLAPRLLEITEDPAAEESPQAA